The genomic region CAGAGACCAGAAAGGTTACAGACAGCAAGAGAAGGGGGGAGGATGGAGACTCAGGGTAGGTTGGGAGCAGATATGCGAGTGGAGAGGGACAAAGGCACAGAGTGGGAgcaaggggcagagctggggcagTAGTGTAGAGGaggtggggcagaggggagaagAATGAGTGCAGGGAAAAAGAACAGAGGGGACGGAGTGGTAGAGGCCAGCGTAGCGGACGCAGGGCCCGACCCctgcacgtgtacacacacacacacacacacacacacacacacacacacccgccacCACCACACGCACACGAGGCGCAGGAAGGAGGCGCAGTCGGGAGGCACAGCAGGGTCTTTATTGAGGTGGGGCGGGCAGGCGCTCAGGGCGCGTCCAGCACCAGCAGCTTGTGCATGTACGAGTTCAGCCAGTGGCGGCGCTCGAGGGCGGCCAGCAGCCGCGCGCGCTCCCGGAAGGCCGCGTCGTCCGCCAGCGCCAGGCTCCGCCGTGACTGGGGGGTGGCCGGACCCGCCCGAGCCTCGCCGGGGGTGCGGAGTCTGCCGGGAGATGGAAAGAGGCGGTTACCGTGGGTCTCGGCCCGCGGCCCGCCGCCTGTTATCCCCGCGGTCTAACTCGAAGCCCTGTGACTGCACCAGATGCGGAGGGGCTTGGTCTCTGTCCCCTGTCTCTTGCTCTGTGTGGGTCTTCGGCTCAGTTTTCACCAGGTTCCGAGCCTCCTGAGTACAGAGACCGAGTCTGATGCCCCTGTCCCTCCCCAGCGCTCGGCGCACGCGTGGCACACACCCCAGACCCAATAAACGTTGCTCAAGGAACAAACTCGTTCCTGCTTCGACTCCTTTCAAGTCTCTCAAAGCCTTTCTCAGAATCCTTTTGTATCTCTTTATTTTGCAGATTACCTACCTGTCAACCTCCCATCTCTGGCCTCCTCTCTGGGTCTCTATTTCCCCTTTCTGAGTCTTTGTTCCCCATTCTCTTTGGGTCTCTTTCCACCTCTCGGAGTCCCCACCCTTCCCTGGGAGACTTGGATGTCCCACTTACCTGAAGACCCCCGCAGGAGGTAGGGCGACTCCTGAGGCCGTGCGGTGGCCCCAGGACACAagaagcaggagcagcagcagcagccgcaccCGGGGGCTCCTGGGTACCTGGCGGGTCTCCATCACCTGTGGAGAGACAAGAAAGAGCTCAGTGATGCCCGTGTCTGGGCCCAGAAACCAGACCccatcatccacccacccacgCCCGAAGCCCATTTGCAGGGTGCCCTACCACGCAGTGGGCTCCCGGCAGCGAAGCTGGCAGCCCCCTTATATCGCCTCCACAGCCCCCGCAGCGGCCAGTGACGCAGACCAGGGGGCCGGGGGCACCgggtcacccccaccccaggctcatTAGGAGCTGCCAGCGGTAATGaggagccgggggtggggggccagcCGCTGCCTTGGCGGCCACCC from Bubalus bubalis isolate 160015118507 breed Murrah chromosome 18, NDDB_SH_1, whole genome shotgun sequence harbors:
- the PTH2 gene encoding tuberoinfundibular peptide of 39 residues codes for the protein METRQVPRSPRVRLLLLLLLLVSWGHRTASGVALPPAGVFRLRTPGEARAGPATPQSRRSLALADDAAFRERARLLAALERRHWLNSYMHKLLVLDAP